CCCCAAAATGGTCGCAACCTCTGCCCCGTCCTGCATGTCAACCATGTTTCCCAGAAGGATGGAGTATTTCTGGGGGCTCAACAATTGGCCCATACCCGCTTCAAAGTTTGATAAGATCTCTTTAATCACCTCAGCTTGGTCTGCATTTGCTTTGAAAAAGAGTAAGCTATCATCTGCAAATAACAAATGCGAGATATCCGGACCGTTCCTGCAAATCTTCAGATCTTCCAGCGCTCCCGATGCCGTTCTACCCTGGATCGAAGCATAGAGGCCTTCTGCCACCAGGAGGAAAAGATAGGGGGTCAACGGGTGCCCTTGTCGCAGCCCCCTGGATGGCTTAAATTTTTCAAGCAGATTCCCATTCAAGCGGACCGAATAAGAGACCGAGCAAGCACATTCCATAATCTAGTTCACCCATCTACTATGGAAACCCAGCTTCAGTAGGGCTCCACGTAAATACTCCCGGTCAACTCTATCGTAAGCTTTTGCCAAATCAAGCTTATAAGCACAATACTTCCCTTTATCACTCTTGTTCTTCTGTAGGGCAAAGATGCATTCAAAAGCAATGAGGGCGTTGTCCGTAATCATCCTGCCAGGCACGAACGCGATTTGGGTGGGCGAGATGATGTCGTGTAGCAGTGGTCGTAGCCTGTTCACAAGGCATTTGCAATAATCTTGTAGTCAACATTACACAGGCTGATCAGCCTGAAGTCCTTCAGGCTCCGAGGGTTCTTTATCTTTGGGATTAAGACGATGGCAGTGTCATTCACGTCTGACGGCATGCTCCCGTAAACAAAGAAGTTCTTAACGGCCCGAATGATGTCATCCTTCATGTGAGCCCAGTTCCGTTGGAAGAAGCGGGCCGAAAAACCATCTGTGCCAGGTGCTTTACTCGGCCCAATTTGGAAAAGTGCATTTCCAATTTCATCATCAGTGAAATCACCACACAGAACCTCATTAGTGTGCAAATCCACCTTTGGTTCCAGATTGTTTAGAACTAGTTCCGGCCTAACAGCCGCATCCGCCGTGAACAGATCTCGAAAGTAATCAATAGCCATATTCTCCATTTCCTCCACATTAGAGGTTTCCGTCCCATTCTCTTTTGTCAGCACGCTgatcatgtttttctttgcacGCCACGAGGCTTTCCGATGGAAGAAACTCGTATTCCTATCCCCAGCCTTGACCAAGTCAACACGCGATCGCTGTCTCCACATGGTCTCCTCCAAGTCTAGCAGGTCATCGATCTCTTTAGACAGTGTCCTCTGCATAATTTGATGGTGCCTGTCAGTGAAACCACTGATGCtgtgtaatttttttcttagCTTCTCAATACGCTTGCTAATGTGACCGAATTGCTCGTCGCCCCAGACATGTAAAGATTTCATAACTTCACCAAGACTCTCAGCCACCTGTCCCATGTCATCGGCTCGGGGGCGAGCATTCCATAGTTCCGCCACCCGCTCCGGCAAATCCTTATTCCGCTCCCAGAATTCTTCATACCTCAAACATTTATGTCTCCGGCCAGGTTGTTTCGGGGCATCCAGGGAAATAAGGAATGGGTAATGATCCGATCTAGAGGAGCACAAATGGGAGACCCAAGCTCTGGGGAAAGCCTTCAACTATGCGTGCTGACAGCACGGTCTAATCTAACTCTCACATTCCCTTCCCCCATCTGCTTATTATTAACAGTCCACGGGTTCCCTACATACCCCAGATCATGCAACTCGCAGAAGGACAAAACATCTTTGAACTCAGCCATCTGTCTCTCATCTCTTCTATTTTTGGACCAGTGCTCGAATTGCCACATGACCTCGTTGAAGCCTCCCGCCATCAACCAGGGTCCATGGGCCATTGGCTTAATTCGCGGCAGCAGATCCCACATGTGATGGTTAAGGTGCCTACACGGTTCCCCATAAACAAATGTGCACCTCCACTTTATTTCATCAGGCTTATTGCGTACATAAGTGTCAATAAAACAATTACCCAACTTAAGCAACTCAACCTCAATCCCCTTATCCCAGAACAGAGCTAGCCTGCCCCCTTTCCCCTCCCCGGAAAAGGTGATCACATTTTTAAGGCCAAGTCTCCATCTAAGATTTTCTACAACCTCTTTTCGCTGCCTGGTCTCACTAAGAAACACGATCTTGGGTTTCTGAGCATGCACGAGCCGAACCAACTCCTGAACTGTCTGAGGTTGGCCAATCCCTCGGCAGTTCCAACACAATATCGTCATGGCTCCTGACGGGCGGGATCGACCACGCCCGTCAGGTCGCCAGCGGCCCCATGGCTGGCTGCCTCCATGCTCGTCCCTTCCAGCTCGTCCTGCCCGGTCTTGTCTCCTCCTTCGTCAGTCCCTCTGGTCTTCTTTGCTTTATTTTCATCTTCAGCAGCATCCGCTGGCACGTCCTGCCGCCTCTCGCCAGATCTCTTGCCCAACACCTGGGCCTTCGCCAGCAGGAAGGAACCTGCCGTCTAGCGGGCCAGGCGTCGCACGGGGACCCCCTTGGGCCCTTTCCCATCTTCCACCCCACACACAGCGCCAATATTCCCCTCTTGGGCCGGCACAGGCGCCAGCCCGTTCAGGGTCGGGTCCCTTTGGCCCACTAATGGCACCGCATGTGTTGGTTCCTCCGGAACAGTCTTCTGGCCGTCGTCCACCTGGAGGTTGCTCACCCCCTGCGCCACCACCTTCACAGCTGCGGCAACCAGTGGGTCAGTGATCGTGCGGTCATCTGATCCGGGAGTGATATTCTGCTCTGTTGCACCATTGCCATGGCCACGAGGACTGCTTGCCCTCCATTTCCTCGGTGATGGCGGATCGAAGCGAAGGAACTTCTTTGCTGACATAGGTGCTTTGGGGATGTAAAAGCTCCTATGTTCAAAGGTCCGATAAGGATGACACGCACAAATCGAGAAAAAATCCCGGTTGTTTCTGTACACTTGTATATCTAAATCTCAGTCAAACATTTTTATTTCGTGAACACTTCCAACAGTAAGTCTGTACCGAGGATTTCAGCTCAAAGTAAGTTAGCGGATGACTAAAATATTCATTTTGTTTGCTTGGAACTTGCAACCAGAGTCACTTGTGTTTGTTTATCACAAAATCCGGACAAACAAACTAATCAGAATGTGCGTGTACTGTATGAAGCGAAAGATCAAAATTCGAGGAATAAATTATACGAAGCAAACTAATTAACAAAATCCAAATCAACCAACCGCACTCACCCCGAtccaaatcaacaaaaaaaatgatgcaagaaaaaaatcgGATCCGGTTCCTCTAACTTGAAGAAGCAAAGTCAGAAGGTGACTTCACTTCAGCAAATGGAcatttcccaaaaaaaataaatagaaaggAAAACTAAATAGCGAGGGGGCATGCGGGCGGCGTTTAGGCGGATCTCTCTTCCTGAGATGACTTCACTTCCGCTGCACCATCTCCGCTCGCAACAAACGCCGCTTGCCGTGCCGGGGGCAGCAACGCCTTTCGGGTGTGCCCTCGCTATttagttttcctttttctttattttttaagGGAAATGCCGGTTTGCTTAAGCGAAGTTACCTTCTGACTTCGCTTCTTCGTTATTTAGTTTTCATTGGTCTCCGTCAGCCGCCACGGACTAGGCCACGTGTCCACGACTTTTGCGGAGGGCCTTTCTTCGCAatagttcatttttttcaaGTTTGCCGAGTGCTTCTTGGCCGTGGGCCTGGGCCTGAGTTTGGCTGTTTTCCAGGTCCTGCTGGACCTCGTTGGTCATATTCTTGGAGTCAGGTCAAACTGTAATCAGTCCAGGCATGGTACGCATGGAGATTTGCtatcaacatgcatatgtCGTTCCCTAACAACTCATCCAGGTTAAAAACTCATAAGGTAGATTATATTTTGGTTGTGTATACTCTTGATTGTACGGAAGGAAAATTATAAGAGAATTAGTATTATCAACACGCACATGTTGTTCCTTAACTACCCGAGATCAAATCCAGGTTTAGAACATTTTATTCGGTCACAATTTTCAGAATGCTTCAGTATATGCTTTGACGCGCGCATACATACCTATATTATCTTGGCATAAGCCGCTCGGCGAAGGCAGGACATTCGTGGATCAGAAGATGAACATGTTGATCGCCATGGTCGCTCTTCACTTTGCTACCACCTCCTATGCACTCTCTGAAGGGTCCCACTCCGTGAACTGTCCAAGTATTTGGAATGGTATGTTCTTTTGAGTAGGAGTATTTCAGTACGTGTTACTCTTCttagtttgtttttcttgcgTTACAAAAATGTTTCACCATCCATAGGCCATTCTCTAAATCCATATGCAGATGAGAAGACCTGAGCAATTACAACACCACGGGAGCGATCCGGCTGACGATGCTGCACAACCAGCATCGGTGCTCGCCCGTCAGGAGGAGGACGCACATTGATCTCCCTCCATCGTGGCATAGCTCCAGGGCGCTGGACCGCCAGCGCGAGCTTGAAGCCCGGCTTTTCTTCCGCCGCCGAGCGCCCCGGCGAAACATCTCCATGCCGGTGAACGCAGTCGTGGGGCACGGCTTCGTGGCGCAAGTCGCCCTCGGCACGCCGCCCACGACGCAGACCGTCCTCATCGACACCGCGGCGTCCTTCTCGTGGGTGCAGTGCAGCCCCTGCGGCGCCCGTAACAACAACGGCTGCTACTACAACCAGGACGTCCCGCTGTTCGACAGCCAGACGTCCTCCACCTACACCGCGGTGCCGTGCTTGACGCCCTTGTGTACATGCGTGGGCCGTGGGCGCAGCAGCGATTGTGCGTACGTATTGCAGCACCTACACCGCGGTGCCGTGCTTGACGCCCTTGTGTACATGCGTGGGCCGTGGGCGCAGCAGCGATTGTGCGTACGTATTGCAgcaccggaggaggaggcgacaGCACCTGCTTTTACGGGATACTTGCTCCGTCCAACGAaggatgtttcaagtttgtcaatttttgaatgtatctagatgtgatTTAGTGTACAGATGCATACAAATTTAGTCagagttgagacatcttttgttggacggagggagcacaaTATATGGACCGATCGGTGTCCGAGGGGTCGCTGAGCAGGGAAACGCTCACCATCGGCCAAGACAACAAGTTCCCGGGGTTCGTGTTTGGCTGCAGCCGGCGGTACGAGGCACCGTTCGGAAGGTACTCGGCTATCTTCGGCTTTGCAAACGACCGTCTCTCCTTTTTCTCCCAAGTTGTGGACAAATCCCGTCAGTACCGAGCATTCTCCTACTGCTACCTTCCTTCACCCACCTCCGTAGGGTTCATACAAGTGGGGTCATATGACGACGGTGGTTTGGCCTTCACTCCCATGTTCACCAAAGGCCAAGACTACTTCCTAGCGCTGACAGACATCACGGTTGGCCAGCGGCAAGTTCTCCGGGCGCCAGACGAGAACGTCCGAGTTTGACGTGTATCTAGACTTGGGCTCAACGCTTTCCATACTGCCAAACAATGTGTATAAAAACCTTTGCGATGCTGTGGTTAAGGGCATCAAAGGGTACGAACGCATCCAGTCGACGCAGAGATGCTGCTTTGATCCGTCGTTTTTGTCCGTGGAAAGAAGGGTACCAACAGTGCAGATACATTTCAGGGATGGTGTGTGAGTCTTGTGTTGGATAAAGCAAAGCTCATGTATAAAACATCCGATGAGAGGTTTTGCCTAGGTTTCGTGCCAAGTAATATATTCTTGCTCGGCAACATGCAGTTGCAGATGATCTATGCCGTTCAAGACGTCGAGAAATCAATAATGGGATTCCCCAAGACTAGCTACGCAAGCAAGCGGACACGTGCCAAGTCATCGTCGCCATAAGTAATTTAATTAACTAAAGAATCAATGTCATCCGATCCTCTTCCGGGTTACATGATCCATGATGCACTAATGTTCCCCATTGAGCAATATGTCCACTTTTCCAAATAGTATGTCATAACCAACAAATTCCAACTGAAAACATTAATTTAAATTCCTTCTCATTGTAGGTGAATATAGTGTCCTATAGCAATATTAGCGGCTTTCCTCCTAAGAGAGTTGGATGATACAATTTCCAGTTCCAAAGTATATCATATTTAGCAGAAAGGCCTAAATACAcatatatgtttttctttggaaTTGTTTGCAAGTCATTAAAGTTGCTACAGTGTTCCATCAATATATAATATAGCAGTGAAAACCGTCATCCAACTATATATGATGGAGCAGTGGAAAAacatattccaactattttgcaaaaatagtTGTAAACAAACATTTAGTGCGAATAATAATACTCATAGGGCCAGCGGCCGAAATTTTATTAAGATAGAAACGGAGTACAGAAGGCAGCTAGTACAAAGCAGGAGAGAAGCCTGCAACAACAGATAAGCTAAAGGCCCAAATCTACAGACAAAACTCACATTAGCAACACCACAGGCAACTACAGAAGGGAAATCAGAGGTCGTCTATACAGCTGGCTGTACGCCAGGAGCGGAGGTCATCAATGATGGCAGCAGTTAGGCCGTCTGCAGAGTTTGTTGCTTGCTGGAAAATTCGGCCGTTACGTTTCCTTCCAGATTCTCCAATGAACAAGAATCACGAATGTGTCAAAGTCTCTTCTCAGAGCCTTGGGCGCTCGTCTCCGGGCTTCAATCCACCAATCTTCCGTGCTGTAAAAGATGCAGCTAGGAACAGGGAAGGTTGTCTTGGACCAGACCCGCAATTTATGCCAGACCTGCTCTGTGAATCGACAGTGAACGAAGAGGTGGGTGCAGCTTTCGACTTCCAAGGAGCAGAGGGCACATATGGGATTATGAGGCCACCCTTTGGGCGCCAGATTATCCGCCGTAGGACACCTCTTATGAACCGCTAACCACAagaaaaaattacattttgtCAGGGCTTTGGACTTCCAAATGGATTTGGCGCAGGCAAAGCGAGCGCTCGCCGCGAAGAACAGGCCATAGGCAGAGCTTGTCGAGAACATGCCATTGTCGGAGAAACGCCAAACAGCTCTGTCAGGATGTCCAGGAGCCAGAGAAACACCGGCGAGCAGATCCCAAAGCTTTAGATACTCAGCCAGGGCAAGCGCAGACAGCCCTCCAATGATGTCTTTGATCCATCTGTTGCTGGCCAGAGCAGAGGCAAAGGAAATCCCAAAATCGCGGATGAATGTGGAGAGGATAGGGACCAGATCTTGCACCTACTTGCCCCCAGGAAGCCAGTTTTCGGACCAAAACTTGGCCCGGGAGCCGTCCCCTAGGAGGATGACCATGGAAGCCTTGCAAATGGCCACAGCAGCCGCATCGTCTTTGACCGGGATTAAGGACCAGGGCGGCGGCATTGGGCTCCATCGCAGCCAAGGCCAACGGCTGCGCAGGGCAGTGCCGAAGAGGCGCAGGTTTAGGACGCCGAGGCCGCCAATTTCAAGGGGCTGGCAGACCACCAGGGACCACGGCAGCAGGCAGTGGCCGCCATTCATATCTTCTCCCCTCGCCAAATTAATGAAGCTTCTACAGCCACGATTGATGATGTTGAGCGCCCATCGGGGAAGCGGGATAACAGACAAGAGGTGAAGAGGGAGCGCCATAAGGACTGAACGAGTGCGTCAGCCTTCCCCCAGGAGATAGCAGCTTGGGCTTCCATCCCTTGAACTTGCTGGAGAATTTGTCGATCAATGGCCAGTAGTCGGCTCTGCGCAGGTGCCCTGGAGACACCTTCCGGGCAACATCCTCACTGCAGCGAATACAAGTTATGGAGCACTTCTGAAGGTTGACCTGAAGCCCCTAGGCGTTGGCGAAGATGTTGAGAACAGCAGCAATAACCTCCAGGTCGGTTGGATTGGAGCAGAAGAACAACACCGCGTCGTCCGCATAAATGGACACTCTTAGAATAGCAGTATGGAGGCCCAGGTCCGAGAGCAATCCCATATCGACGGCCCCTGGGAGACAGCCTGAAGGGAGTCCATCGCCAAGATGAACAGGGCGGGCGACAGGGGGTCGCCTTGGCGGACACCCCTCGCCAGATTAATCGGAGCTCCAGTGCATCCATTAAAAGCGATTGTCGTGCAGGCAGAGGAAAGAAGTCCACAACTCCAGCTTCTCCATTTATTTCCAAAATCCCTGCGACGGAGGATCTCCAAGAAAAAtgttgaataattaggtaattttgatgaatatttaattcagaaaaacaatgtgtaaaatatgtagcatattatattATGCAAACTacacaaattaaatagcaacgcacagcaataaaactcatctaatttcacgacatgaataatagaactactaatcaaaatcaacaagaaataacagattacgtacggtgtgaaggggcgcgtagagataaacaaaaacttttcctacgcgaactcccaagatctagccgaggtagaaggccacgaggattaccactagacgcgcagttgcggattattgatgcggcgccttgatgcagtgcagtccctcgatccgatccagccgatccaatcccgcgatcgtcgaagtgctgaacgtacagcacctctgccggtatccacacgtgcgaggaggagctccggcggcggactgctagatcggtgcgacggttgaactgaatcgggctagggttctcaacgcatgagagtggaaaaaaccgtgccctttaggcatcccacgcccctgcttatatatcgagtggaagtgggctccaagccttgtggcccatccaccctgcgagtccaactcgcattgtcagcccaattccagttcgggtccaacccgaccaaatacttgctcccgctcttaagtgtgtgaccccacaggctcatggcgacttggacacgattggagtccgactcacaatcgatcaatcggtagcggctcctagcagaacgtgccgactcccaagtaccatcgagtcatgacgacgtaccttccaatgtgacatacgtcttagtccctttttgcctcacgatataccttgtcgaactataggcgattaatcgtcatccctttaatagttcaactctcttctcgatctgtgatatacgattcatccgactaactcttagtcgatcaacccggttaacaattaaccaagtcgcgcatggccatgcttcccgaatcatatcactcgagagggcccagagaatatctctccagtcggaggggcaaaatcccatcttggttatccacatcacacagcttgattctcagtcaacccgaactctgcctttataactgccctgttacggaacaacgtttgacagaacctaagttggtgatccacaactcggattgtgcgataacctcaggtctaaggattacattgattgagacatgcaaatgacgacctactcgttgcatctcaatatgggtcagtccgactcgctaaactctttagccgagtccgtgtaagctggaatgacatcaccatgcccatgacaagtggaaccgagtcatcagccaactttcacattagtctaggttatgtgtccagcacaacctcaatgactaaggacaatttagtatgaacaacatgaatacatagttccacaatcaaatcacatattcaatgatacatatcagatgttcaaacaaggacaactcaataatatttatgaatacattgggaattacatcatacatgattgcctctagggcatattcccaacagtctcccacttgcactagagtcaatcatcttgacatcatatgtctagacatctaatgcccatacctctcatgtgcgcctcatgcttaggctgtggtagcgcctttgtcaacggatctgcaatgtttgcatccgtgtgtaccttgcataacttgatatcaccttgttcgacgaactggcgaatgaggtggtaacgcatgagtatatgtttgttcttctggtgttgtctaggttccttggcttgtgcgatagcaccattgttgtcacaatatacgtccaatgaattggacgcgccctgaaccacaccaagatcaatcaggagattcctgatccaaacggcttcctttgctgcctccgaggcagcaatatactcagcctctgttgtagacgcagacacagtatcttgcttggaactcttccagctcacagcccctccgttcatcacgaacacatatccagattgcgaacgagaatcatctgagtcggtgagataactcgcatccgtgtaaccctttacactgagttcatcctcacctccataaactaggaacatgtccttagtccttctcaagtacttaaggatgtTTTTAACTGCTACCCAGTGGCTTTCGCCAGGGTCAGCCTGGTATCTGCTTGTtgcacttagagcataggaaacatcaggcctagtacaaatcatggcatacatgatggatccgactgccgaagcatacgggatcgcactcatccgatttcgctcatcagttgtcgaaggacactgagtcttgctAAGCTTTACACCATGGGACATCGGTAAGAATCCCTTCTTAGACGATtccatgttgaatttcttcaacactttgtccaaatatgtactttgactcaatccaatgagccgtctagatctatctctatagatcctgattcccagtatgtaagttgcctcacccaaatctttcattgcgaaactcctttccaatgattctttggtttcttgcaacatcaagacatcatttcccatcaataatatgtcgtccacatataagattagaaaatttactttgctcccactaaacttcttgtacaaacaagaatcatgatcgctcttgatgaagccaaaagatttgactacctcatcaaagcgaatgttccaactccgagatgcttgcttcagtccataaatggatttctgaagtttgcataccttgtcaGCGTTAgccggatcgacaaaaccttcgggctgtatcatatacacgtcctcagttaaatttccattgaggaaagccgtcttgacatccatctgccatatCTCATAGTCGAAATAGGCTGCTATAGCTAACATGATCCGAACCGACttaagcatcgctacgggcgagaaggtctcgtcgtagtcaactccttgaacctgTCGGAACCCCTTCGCGACAAGCCGTGCTTTATAGACagaaacatttccatccatgtcagttttcttcttaaagaCCCATTTGCTCTCGACGGGTCTTGCACCGTCTGGCAGATCAACCAAggtccaaacttgattttcatccatggactttaactCAGATCTCATGGCTCCAAGCCATGACTCAGAATCAGATCCCACCATCGCTTCCGAATAAGTTGTCGGCTCATCACTGTCTAACAGTAATACTTCACGAGCACTTTGCAATCTAGCAGATCTCCGTGGTTCTGGTGCTTTTACCGGCATAGATACCACGACCGGCTCAGCCTCTAAGACTGTAGCTGACTCGCCTCTAGCAGGTTCCTCCCGAatttcttcgagttgcactgtGCTCCCACTGACTCcccgactgagaaactctttctcaaggaagacaccgttccgagcgacaaacactttgccctcttctcggttgtagaagtagtaccctaaggtttcccttggataccCCACGAAAATACACTTATCCGACTTGGCTGTGAGCTTGTCCGACTGAAGTCGCTTGACGAATGCTTCACAGCCCCAAAtcttaagaaaagacaaactcgGCCTTTTGCCAGTCCACATCTCATGCGGTGTCTTCTCTACCGATTtcgatggtactctgtttagtgtgaacgctgcagtttctagacaatatccccaaaatgacaaaggtagatctgttcgactcatcattgatcgtaccatgtccaacaaggtccgaTTCCGCCGTTCTGATACACCGTTCCTCTGCGGCGTACCCGGTGGAGTAAGCTGAGGAACTATTCCACAACTCTTTAGATGGTCATCAAACTCATGGCTCATGTACTCGCCTCCACGGTCCGACCGTagaaactttattttcttgccgagttgattttgtacctcactctggaattccttgaatttctcaaaggcttctgacttgtgtttcattaaatagacatatccatatctactcaaatcatcagtgaaggtaatgaagtactcataaccacctctggctgtcgtgctcattgggCCACATACATCACTATGTATTAGATCCAACAAGTCAGACGCCCTTTCACAACTCCTTGCAAAAGGCGTCTTGGTCATTTTGCCGAATAGGCAtgactcgcatgtctcgaaCGACTCCAAGTCGaacgaagttaaaagtccatcatcatggagcttcttcatgcgcttccaacttatatgaccaagccgacagtgccaaaagtaagtcatattcagatcatttggttttaaccttttcacatttatgttatagactgattcactatcaagattcaaaataaataacccgTCCAGGACGGGTGCAAAGCCGTgaaacatatctttcaaatataaagaacaaccattattcttaatattcgactcataaccttgtctcattaaacatgaggcagaaataatgtttcgactaagcactggaacataataacaattattcagctccattaagaatcctgaaggtaaatgaagttgcatcgtGCCGACTTCCAACGCAGCGACTCTTGCTTTGTTGCCGACTCGAATATCAACCTCGCCTCTTGCCACGCTCCTAGTTCTTACCAGCCCCTGCAACGAGTTGCAGATGTGAATTACTGATCCGGTATCATATACCCATGAactgttaggtgcatcagcaagataaatgtctataacattacAAACAAGCGTACCTGAGTTAGAAgtcccacttccactcttggctttgtcagccaaaaacttgctgcagttcctcttccagtgCCCATCCGTCTTGCAATAGAAGCAAGTGGATCCAGCTGCAGGAGATGGCTTAGTCCCTGAGGCAGCGCTCGGGACAGAGTCCTGAGTTTTGCCTCCTGacttagccttcttcttcttagtccaagaacccttcttgaacttagccttattctgcaccatcaacacttgactggtgcctttcttgaggtcagcctctgctgtcttgagcatcccatgtagttcagtgagcttcttatccataccatgcatgtgatagTTCGAGATGAACGGAGCATATGCACTAGGAAGAGAGTTCAGAACTATATCTGTAGCGAACTCATCGCTTATGGGAAAACCCAGCCTATCCAAAGACTGCACGTAACCAGTCATCTTGATCACGTGCGGACTCAGTGGATCGCCGTCTTTGAGCTTACAGCCAAGCAAAGCTTGAGAGA
The Brachypodium distachyon strain Bd21 chromosome 2, Brachypodium_distachyon_v3.0, whole genome shotgun sequence genome window above contains:
- the LOC104583273 gene encoding aspartyl protease family protein At5g10770, which codes for MPVNAVVGHGFVAQVALGTPPTTQTVLIDTAASFSWVQCSPCGARNNNGCYYNQDVPLFDSQTSSTYTAGAQYMDRSVSEGSLSRETLTIGQDNKFPGFVFGCSRRYEAPFGRYSAIFGFANDRLSFFSQVVDKSRQYRAFSYCYLPSPTSVGFIQVGSYDDGGLAFTPMFTKGQDYFLALTDITVGQRQVLRAPDENVRV
- the LOC104583274 gene encoding uncharacterized protein LOC104583274; the encoded protein is MAPSNLPHLSTFALRSILEKDKLNGTNFTNWYRNLRIVLKQEKKDHVLDTPLPDEPDEDATVAVMNAHRKARDESTEISCLMLAHMEPDLQQQFENVEAYDMIESLKSMFQAQAKTERYQVSQALLGCKLKDGDPLSPHVIKMTGYVQSLDRLGFPISDEFATDIVLNSLPSAYAPFISNYHMHGMDKKLTELHGMLKTAEADLKKGTSQVLMVQNKAKFKKGSWTKKKKAKSGGKTQDSVPSAASGTKPSPAAGSTCFYCKTDGHWKRNCSKFLADKAKSGSGTSNSGAGKN